Genomic window (Penaeus vannamei isolate JL-2024 chromosome 7, ASM4276789v1, whole genome shotgun sequence):
cacacacacacacacacacacacacacaaacacacacacacacacaaacacacacacacacacacacacacatactcacacacacacacacacacaaacacacacacacaaacacacacacacacaaacacacacacgcgtacacccacacacaaacacacacacacacaaacacacacacacacacacacacacacacacacacacacacacacacacacacacacacacactcacacacacaaacacacacccacacacacaaacacacacacacacacaaacacacacacacacacaaacacacacacacacacaaacacacacacacacacaaacacacacacacaaacacacacacacacacacacacacacacacacacacacacacaacacacacacacacacacacacacacacacacatgaacacacacacacacacgcatacacacacacacataaacacacacgcacacacaaacacacacgcacacacaaacacacacgcacacacaaacacacacacacacacaaacacacacacacgcaaacacacacacacacacacaaacacacacacacacacaaacacacacaaacacacaaacacacacacacaaacacacacaaacgcacacacacaaacacacacacacaaacacacacacacaaacacacacacgcacacacaaacacacatacacacacacacacacacacaaacacacacacgcaaacacacacacgcaaacacacacacacacacacacacacacacacacacacacacacccacacacacacacacacacacacacacacacacacacacacacacacacacacacacacacaaacaaaaacacaaacacatacaccaaaacaaacaaacacacacaaacaaacacacacacacaaacacacacacacaaacacacacacaaacacataaacacacacacacacacacaaacaaacaaacaaacacacacacatacaaacacacacacgcacacacaaccaaacatacacacacaaacaaacacacacacacaaacaaacacacacacacaaacaaacacacaaacacatacacacatacatacaaacaaacaaacacacacacacacacaaacacacacacacaaacacacacacacacacagacaaacacacacacaaaaacacacacatacaaacacacacacacacacacacacacacacaaacacgcacatacaaacaaacacacacacaaacaaacaaacacaaaaacaaacaaacacatacacacacaaacacaaacaaacatacacacacacaaacacaaacaaacacacacgcacacacacacaaaaaaacacaatcacactcacacacacacaaacacacacacacacacacaaacaaacaaacaaacaaacaaacacacacacacacacaagcaaacacacacacacacacacaaacaaacacacacacatacacaaacaaacacacacacatacacaaacaaacacacacacatacacaatcaaacacacacacatacacaaacaaacacacacacatacacaaacacacacacatacacaaacaaacacacacatacacaaacaaacacacatacaaacaaacacacacacatgcacaaacaaacacacacacatacacaaacaaacacacatacacaaacaaacacacacatacacaaacacacacacaaacacacacacacacaaacacacaaacacacacacacaaacacacacacatacacaaacacacacaaacaaaaaagcacatacaaacaaacacacacaaacacacatgcacatacacaaacacacatgcacatacacaaacacacacacacacacacatacacaaacacacacacatacacaaacacacacacacatacacatacacacacaaatattcctgtgtattttcttttcttatcttggatTTACTTGGCAACTTTAGAGACGATAGTTATGAAATAGGGAACTACTGTTttgaaattaattatatattcatgtttggtCCCATTTACATATTTGTAATTTAAATATTAAAAGTACATATTTATGATTTAAGATTGCAGTGGTAAATTAGTCACCTTTTAAAGCGATAATATAATTATCGCAAAAGTTAAAAATTAGCATTAATCTGAAATTAATTTACCTAAAACTACTTAAATATATAATTCTCCATAAGAAAAGGTTTAATTAAAACATCATGGTGTCTACGCTTCAAAACTTTTGCACGCTTTCACCCAATCTGTTTTGAGCAATTTGGAATACCTTCATTGGGTCTCGCAAGAGGTCCACATGATACCGCTTTACGACCCTAATCCAAAACAGTCCAATGATTTGACAGATAATAATCATAGGTAACACACATTGATGAACAAGCGACGGCTCGTTCTCGGAGAATCGCCACAGGAAACCCCAGATGCAGTAAACGCAACTTTCGACTACCTGTTCCCAGAACTGGAGCAGCGGATTGAAAGTGTACTTTTCGATTGGATCACCTAAGAGCTCAACATTCCGTTTCACTTTCGCATAGGCGATTTGAATGCTGAGAACGATGATCCCAACGATCTTGGCGGTAACGTAGATTGTAAAAGCAGGTAATAACATGTCCACAGCGATGGCACACACCAGAAGGGACCTACTGACTGTAAAGGATAATTGTATAAGGAACAAACTTCTGGGATACTGAACATTTAATTTCCACATTTATTTAATTTCCACATTTAATTTATATCAAAATAGCGATGAATCAGGGAAAGCATGCTTTGAGAACAAGGTGGTGGGTCATGCGACCCACCACCTTTGTTCATTGTTTACATCATTATGGTAGTATGTGTACTGGACCACAAGATGTTAGATCGTTCGCAAATTCgtcatattgatattagtatgGATGTACCAGATTAAGGAGTGAGTTAGAATTTTGAAAGCATTAGTCATAAATGCATAAAGCCTTACAAATGAGAAAAAATTACCGGTGAAGAAAACTCTAAGGGGCATGAGAAGCAAAACATTCTTCCATGTGTCGTCCACATTGTGCCTAGTCAGCAGCCAAGCTACCACACCCACTGCTGGGTAAATGAACGCATAGATAGCTGAGGATGGAGAACAAGATATTAGTATGCATTAAAAGTATTTATGTACTATTTACCAATATTTGAAATTGTTTTCCAATTTGTAAGCAAATCTCCTGTATCAGAAACTTACTGCGTCGATGAATAACCCGAATGTCGAACATAGCGTAGAAAAGGGCGACAGTTGAAGGCCATACCATCGGCCATATAAACTTACTGAGATCGACTTGTTCGAAAATTTCAATCTTGCTGCTACTCCTTTTGGTGACTTGGAAATTCTCAAACCAGAGATACGTAACGAAGGAAATGACGTAATGGTTATCATTACAAATAACGAGAGGGTCTTTCTGGACCACACGGTCGGGAAGTTCGTCGGCAATTGCCTTAGACTTTGATACATGGAGAATGTCATCTGATTCATTAGTGATGATGTGGTATGACAGTTTTTTCCTTATAAAGAGATGTTTCAAAGTTCTTGTGACGTATTTGCAGAAATTACGTTCTCCGACGTAAATTTCAGGTGAGTCCAACGATAGCCTTATGTTCCTCGTATTATTATGGAACCTGGTGCTGGTTACCTCGAGGGCCGGAGAGTCATTGTCAGGGACAGAAGCATCCTGTTGGCTGGATGCACCTGATGGCGAAGCAGGAGCTAGCCGGGATGGCACGCAACTTCCAAACGTGTGTGGCGAATCCACGTCTGGAAGCTGCTTCGCGAACGGCTTCGAGGCAACCCAATTTGCGTACCTGGCTTTCAGAATCTTTTGCTTCCTGATTCTTGGGTTATTCTCGATGGCAGCCATAAAGGCACGCCATACTTGAAGGCACAACCTGGAATTAACAAAGGAATTGTCAAGGCAGAACTATTATTTCcctatgtctgtatttctttctttctctctctctctctctctctctctctctctctctctctctctctctctctctctctctctctctctctctctctctctctctctctctgtctcacttatatatatatatatatatatatatatatatatatatatatatatatatatatatatactcatatatatatgaatataaatacatatacaaatatagatataagtataaatacataaacaaatatagatataagtataaatacataaacaaatatagatataagtataaatacataaacaaatataaatataaatacataaacaaatataaacataaatacataaacaaatataaatataaatacatagataaatttaatctaaatacatatataaatattaatctaaatacatatataaatataaatacaaatataaatacatatataaatacaaatacaaatctaaatacatatataaatacaaatacaaatctaaatacatatataaatataaatacaaatctaaatacatatataaatataaatacagatgtaaatacatatataaatacagatgtaaatacatatataaatatagatgtaaatacatatataaatatagatgtaaatacatatataaatatagatgtaaatacatatataaatatagatgtaaatacatatataaatatagatgtaaatacatatataaatatagatgtaaatacatatataaatatagatgtaaatacatatataaatatagatgtaaatacatatataaatatagatgtaaatacatatataaatatagatgtaaatacatatataaatatagatgtaaatacatatataaatatagatgtaaatacatatataaatatagatgtaaatacatatataaatatagatgtaaatacatatataaatatagatgtaaatacatatataaatatagatgtaaataaatatataaatatagatgtaaatatatatatatatatatatatatatatatatatatatatatatatatataatatatatatatatgatatatatatatatgatatatatatatatatatatatatatatatatatatatatatatatatatatatatatatatatataatatat
Coding sequences:
- the LOC113823796 gene encoding uncharacterized protein (The sequence of the model RefSeq protein was modified relative to this genomic sequence to represent the inferred CDS: added 182 bases not found in genome assembly), with product MSRVWPLLLRSTVILALWVALVTLSIHSVFSLVTRSHLPLLVLVICGVLFVILNIVCFVHLILCSSGTVNKLFLVLLLLTMTVLMYPLCLQVWRAFMAAIENNPRIRKQKILKARYANWVASKPFAKQLPDVDSPHTFGSCVPSRLAPASPSGASSQQDASVPDNDSPALEVTSTRFHNNTRNIRLSLDSPEIYVGERNFCKYVTRTLKHLFIRKKLSYHIITNESDDILHVSKSKAIADELPDRVVQKDPLVICNDNHYVISFVTYLWFENFQVTKRSSSKIEIFEQVDLSKFIWPMVWPSTVALFYAMFDIRVIHRRTIYAFIYPAVGVVAWLLTRHNVDDTWKNVLLLMPLRVFFTVSRSLLVCAIAVDMLLPAFTIYVTAKIVGIIVLSIQIAYAKVKRNVELLGDPIEKYTFNPLLQFWEQVVESCVYCIWGFLWRFSENEPSLVHQCVLPMIIICQIIGLFWIRVVKRYHVDLLRDPMKVFQIAQNRLGESVQKF